A section of the Meles meles chromosome 8, mMelMel3.1 paternal haplotype, whole genome shotgun sequence genome encodes:
- the LOC123948693 gene encoding DNA-(apurinic or apyrimidinic site) endonuclease-like codes for MPKRGKKGAVVEDGEEPKIEPEAKKSKAGTKKNEKEAGEGPVLYEDPPDQKTSPNGKSATLKICSCNVDGLRAWIKKKGLDWVKEEAPDILCLQETKCSENKLPVELQELPGLSHQYWSAPSDKEGYSGVGLLSRQCPLKVSYGIGEEELDQEGRVIVAEFDTFVLVTAYVPNAGRGLVCLEYRQRWDEAFRKFLKGLAISLLTI; via the coding sequence ATGCCAAAGCGTGGGAAAAAGGGAGCCGTGGTAGAAGACGGGGAAGAACCCAAGATTGAGCCAGAAGCCAAGAAGAGTAAGGCGGGAACAAAGAAAAACGAaaaagaggcaggagaggggccaGTCCTGTATGAGGACCCCCCAGATCAGAAAACCTCGCCCAATGGTAAATCGGCCACCCTCAAGATCTGCTCCTGCAATGTGGATGGGCTTCGAGCCTGGATTAAGAAGAAAGGTTTAGATTGGGTAAAGGAAGAAGCCCCAGATATCCTCTGCCTCCAAGAGACCAAATGTTCAGAGAACAAACTACCAGTTGAACTTCAAGAGTTACCTGGACTATCCCATCAGTACTGGTCAGCTCCTTCAGACAAGGAGGGGTACAGTGGTGTGGGCCTGCTTTCCCGCCAGTGCCCACTGAAAGTCTCCTATGGCATTGGTGAAGAGGAACTTGATCAGGAAGGCCGAGTGATCGTGGCTGAATTTGATACATTTGTGCTGGTAACAGCCTATGTACCTAATGCAGGCCGAGGTCTGGTATGCTTGGAGTACCGGCAGCGCTGGGATGAAGCCTTTCGCAAATTCCTGAAAGGTTTGGCTATTTCCCTTCTAACAATATAA